One window of Gaiellales bacterium genomic DNA carries:
- a CDS encoding VOC family protein, producing the protein MYALHHIGYWVDDLDSAMKQWSRDLDVGPFDVIEHIAFEEFVLAAAGRARDDVVFDHSAAFAAWGPIVVELGQVHAIDDRLAATYRVTPGTISHVSWVVPDVEQESERLARLGCQLINTARSGPITVAWHDGGPLFPHPVEIHQHNDVIAGMHGRLASLRDDSRP; encoded by the coding sequence ATGTACGCCCTGCACCACATCGGGTACTGGGTCGACGACCTGGACTCCGCGATGAAGCAGTGGAGCCGGGACCTCGACGTCGGCCCGTTCGACGTCATCGAGCACATCGCGTTCGAGGAGTTCGTGCTCGCTGCCGCCGGCCGGGCCCGCGACGACGTCGTATTCGACCACTCGGCCGCCTTCGCCGCCTGGGGGCCGATCGTGGTCGAGCTTGGCCAGGTCCACGCGATCGACGACCGTCTCGCCGCCACGTACCGCGTCACCCCCGGCACGATCAGCCACGTCTCCTGGGTGGTACCCGACGTGGAGCAGGAGAGCGAGCGGCTGGCCCGGCTCGGCTGCCAGCTGATCAACACCGCCAGGTCCGGCCCGATCACGGTCGCCTGGCACGACGGCGGCCCGCTGTTCCCGCATCCCGTCGAGATCCACCAGCACAACGACGTCATCGCCGGCAT